In one window of Kosmotoga pacifica DNA:
- the ruvC gene encoding crossover junction endodeoxyribonuclease RuvC: MPKRASRILGIDPGFGTLGYGIIDVVTSRVELVSYGAIYTKPREPIPDRLLKIYSELKNIIDKYSPSEAAVEELFFFRNVTTAIQVGEARGVILLTLREKEVPIFEYTPHQVKQSVTGYGRSEKGQIQRVMMKFLGMKETPKPDDAADALAVAWCHFLSRSFPGGARKR, translated from the coding sequence TTGCCAAAAAGAGCCAGTAGAATACTCGGAATCGATCCAGGCTTTGGTACTCTTGGGTACGGAATAATAGACGTGGTAACTTCCCGCGTTGAACTCGTTAGTTACGGAGCTATATATACAAAACCCCGCGAGCCGATTCCAGATCGACTGCTGAAGATTTATTCAGAACTCAAAAATATAATTGATAAATATTCGCCTTCTGAAGCCGCTGTTGAAGAATTGTTCTTCTTCAGAAACGTTACGACAGCCATCCAGGTGGGCGAAGCCCGGGGTGTAATCTTATTGACGCTACGCGAAAAGGAAGTGCCTATTTTTGAATACACACCACATCAGGTGAAACAATCCGTCACCGGCTATGGGCGTTCCGAGAAAGGACAAATACAACGAGTCATGATGAAATTCCTTGGGATGAAGGAAACACCAAAACCTGATGACGCTGCTGACGCACTCGCTGTAGCCTGGTGCCATTTCCTTTCCCGTTCATTTCCTGGAGGTGCTCGAAAAAGATGA
- the dnaK gene encoding molecular chaperone DnaK, with protein sequence MAEKEYIVGIDLGTTNSVIAWVKPDGNPEVIPNAEGSRTTPSIVSFTKTGEIIVGEPAKRQAILNSERTIRSIKRKMGSDYRVKIDDKEYTPQEISAYVLKKLKADAEAYLGGKVTKAVITCPAYFNDAQRQATKEAGIIAGLEVLRIINEPTAAAVAYGLDKAQGDKKVIVYDLGGGTFDVSLLEIGEGVVEVLATAGNNHLGGDDFDQRLIDYMAEEFRKEHGVDLRQDKQAFQRLKDAAERAKIELSSKYETEVSLPFITATTEGPLHLEMKITRSTFESLIRDLIESTREQVERVLQDAKISPEDVDEVILVGGSTRIPFVQNFIKGIFGKDPNRSVNPDEAVAVGAAIQSAILGGNLEKDLVLVDVTPLTLGVEVKGGLMEPIIERNSTIPMKKSKIFTTAEDGQTEVEIRVYQGERTMARDNIFLGSFKLTGIPPAPRGVPQIEVTFDIDSDGIVNVYAKDLGTNKQQSMVVTGRNKLSEDEIKRIVEDAKKYEEQDKRKKQEIELKNQADELAYRMEKILKESGDKIPAEDRGNLENLVKDLRDALNKDDISRVKILFDKLQQESMKIGQLLYQQAAAQGGQTDPGQGDGGSEYIPPKDGSQN encoded by the coding sequence ATGGCAGAAAAGGAATATATCGTGGGTATCGACCTTGGTACAACTAACTCCGTCATAGCGTGGGTAAAACCTGATGGAAATCCTGAAGTAATACCGAATGCGGAAGGTTCCAGAACAACACCATCCATCGTTTCCTTCACCAAGACAGGTGAGATAATCGTAGGCGAACCTGCCAAGAGACAGGCCATTCTGAATTCCGAGAGGACGATCCGTTCAATAAAGAGAAAGATGGGATCAGACTATAGAGTAAAGATAGATGACAAAGAATACACCCCTCAGGAAATCAGTGCCTACGTACTTAAAAAGCTTAAGGCTGACGCGGAAGCCTATCTTGGTGGCAAAGTCACCAAAGCCGTTATTACCTGTCCTGCGTATTTTAATGATGCACAAAGACAAGCTACAAAAGAAGCTGGAATTATAGCTGGACTCGAAGTTCTGAGAATCATAAACGAACCAACCGCAGCAGCCGTGGCTTATGGTCTTGATAAAGCTCAGGGCGATAAAAAAGTCATTGTCTATGACCTCGGCGGAGGTACCTTCGATGTCTCTCTCTTAGAAATTGGTGAGGGTGTCGTTGAAGTCCTTGCAACGGCTGGAAACAATCACCTTGGTGGTGATGACTTTGATCAAAGACTCATTGATTATATGGCAGAAGAATTCAGAAAAGAACATGGCGTAGATCTCAGACAAGACAAACAAGCTTTCCAGAGACTGAAGGATGCCGCAGAAAGGGCCAAGATAGAACTGTCGTCTAAATACGAAACAGAAGTGAGTCTTCCCTTTATAACGGCGACGACCGAAGGACCTCTACACCTCGAAATGAAAATAACCAGATCGACATTCGAATCTCTAATTAGGGATCTCATAGAGTCCACAAGAGAACAGGTAGAAAGAGTCCTTCAGGATGCGAAGATCTCGCCCGAAGATGTCGATGAGGTAATTCTCGTCGGTGGTTCCACAAGAATTCCCTTTGTCCAGAATTTTATAAAAGGAATCTTTGGGAAAGATCCTAACAGAAGTGTGAATCCAGATGAAGCAGTCGCTGTTGGTGCGGCCATTCAATCGGCGATCCTTGGTGGGAATCTCGAAAAAGACCTTGTCCTCGTTGACGTTACACCCCTTACCCTCGGAGTTGAGGTAAAGGGTGGTCTAATGGAACCTATAATCGAAAGGAACTCGACCATCCCCATGAAGAAATCAAAGATATTCACTACAGCCGAAGATGGACAAACTGAAGTGGAAATTAGGGTATATCAGGGTGAGAGAACCATGGCGCGTGACAACATATTCCTTGGAAGCTTCAAGCTCACGGGCATTCCACCGGCGCCAAGAGGTGTACCACAGATAGAGGTGACCTTTGACATAGACAGCGATGGTATCGTAAATGTCTATGCCAAAGACCTTGGTACCAACAAGCAACAGTCGATGGTTGTCACAGGCCGCAACAAGCTCTCTGAAGATGAAATCAAGAGAATCGTTGAGGACGCCAAAAAATACGAAGAACAGGACAAAAGGAAAAAACAGGAAATCGAACTCAAAAATCAGGCTGATGAACTGGCGTATCGTATGGAAAAGATACTCAAAGAAAGCGGTGACAAAATACCCGCGGAAGACCGCGGTAATCTTGAGAATCTTGTAAAGGACCTCAGGGATGCTCTTAACAAAGATGACATTTCCAGAGTAAAGATACTCTTCGACAAGCTCCAGCAGGAAAGCATGAAGATCGGTCAGCTCTTGTATCAACAAGCAGCCGCTCAGGGAGGTCAAACCGATCCCGGACAGGGTGATGGCGGCTCTGAATACATACCGCCAAAAGACGGTTCCCAGAATTGA
- a CDS encoding Hsp20/alpha crystallin family protein, whose protein sequence is MLARREGVNSLFKPFEELHREIDRLFDEAFRGLGTGNKRTEGFLPEVDIYETDDSIVIEMDVPGIKKNDLKIKLEDGILTISGEKKYEKKEKSKSYHLIERGFGSFSRSFRVPDTIDHTKIKANYDNGVLKIELPKKEEAKKEAVEIKID, encoded by the coding sequence ATGCTGGCAAGAAGAGAAGGTGTTAACAGCCTTTTCAAACCCTTCGAAGAACTCCACAGGGAAATTGACAGACTCTTTGATGAAGCGTTCAGAGGACTTGGAACAGGAAATAAGAGAACCGAGGGGTTCCTCCCAGAAGTGGACATCTACGAGACAGATGATTCCATCGTTATTGAAATGGACGTTCCAGGCATTAAGAAAAACGACTTGAAGATCAAGCTTGAAGACGGAATACTAACCATTAGTGGTGAGAAAAAATACGAGAAGAAAGAAAAGTCCAAGAGCTACCACCTTATCGAAAGAGGCTTTGGAAGTTTCAGTAGGTCTTTCAGAGTTCCTGATACGATCGATCACACAAAGATCAAAGCCAACTACGATAATGGCGTCCTGAAGATCGAGCTTCCCAAGAAAGAGGAAGCAAAGAAAGAAGCCGTAGAGATCAAAATTGACTAA
- a CDS encoding DUF47 domain-containing protein, giving the protein MTGLIEKLFPKESPLKLLKEHADVVLEASAYLPKAVEEYFENKNIEKYSYDVESLEKKADLLKAKLRGSYEKFRFAFFDRSDMMALLHKQDSVIDKVDDALKLLRMNRVEGIEKTELPKLFEELCVSVYDSVKLMHELVDTLTTLVESAFSPVEVKKEYGEINVLENIEFRTDTESVHIGEILFSMKNEMNPVDIFFLVKLAITISSISDDAENVAESIAMLLKAE; this is encoded by the coding sequence GTGACTGGACTCATCGAGAAGCTCTTTCCTAAGGAAAGTCCCTTGAAATTGCTTAAAGAACACGCAGATGTCGTTCTCGAAGCGTCTGCTTACCTGCCGAAGGCGGTGGAGGAGTATTTCGAAAACAAGAATATCGAAAAGTATTCCTACGATGTTGAAAGCCTGGAAAAAAAGGCTGACTTATTGAAGGCAAAATTGCGTGGAAGTTATGAAAAATTTCGTTTCGCTTTCTTTGACAGGTCTGACATGATGGCTCTCTTGCACAAACAGGATTCTGTTATCGACAAGGTAGACGACGCTTTGAAGCTCCTCCGGATGAATAGAGTTGAGGGCATTGAAAAAACCGAGCTTCCAAAGTTGTTTGAAGAGCTCTGTGTCTCAGTCTACGATTCTGTAAAGCTGATGCATGAATTGGTCGATACGCTTACTACACTTGTTGAAAGCGCATTTTCACCCGTTGAAGTTAAAAAGGAGTACGGAGAAATAAATGTGCTTGAAAACATTGAATTCAGAACCGATACTGAATCAGTGCATATCGGCGAAATCCTTTTTTCCATGAAAAACGAAATGAATCCTGTGGACATATTTTTCCTCGTAAAACTTGCCATAACCATATCAAGCATTTCAGACGATGCGGAGAACGTCGCGGAATCCATTGCTATGCTCTTGAAAGCTGAATAA
- a CDS encoding inorganic phosphate transporter, translated as MLLLFSMTFGLALAMAIGGNDVANSMATAVGAKAITVKQAVMIAAVLEFSGAFFFGAHVTSTITKGILNSEVISSDKVLMYGALSALIGAFIWLAIATIKGWPVSTTHSIVGGMVGFGIMAAGLDAVNWVKMFMIVSSWFISPFVGGFLAFVVFKLIALSILRRENPVTATKRYAPLYIAATLFIISFLFGVKTMKMGIYRSLLAGGVFFVLGFLLSFFLVRRYASKNEHKPYEIVEGTFKKMQILTSCYVSFAHGANDVANAVGPLAVVYLALTTGGIGTHVEVPSWMLAIGGFGIALGVGIWGKKVMRTVGTQITTLNNTRGFSIDFAAATTVLLSSFFGMPVSTTHTVVGAVTGVGLAHGLEAVNRGVLKNILWAWFVTVPVSGVISALLFKLFI; from the coding sequence ATGTTACTTCTCTTTTCTATGACGTTTGGACTGGCCCTCGCAATGGCCATAGGAGGTAATGATGTCGCAAACTCCATGGCAACAGCCGTTGGTGCAAAGGCCATTACTGTTAAACAGGCCGTGATGATCGCAGCCGTCTTGGAATTCAGTGGTGCATTTTTCTTTGGGGCTCATGTTACATCGACTATAACAAAAGGAATTCTAAATTCAGAGGTTATTTCTTCCGATAAAGTTCTTATGTACGGTGCTCTTTCCGCGCTGATTGGTGCCTTCATCTGGTTGGCTATCGCAACAATAAAGGGTTGGCCCGTGTCCACGACCCACTCGATAGTTGGCGGAATGGTTGGCTTCGGCATTATGGCTGCCGGTCTGGATGCTGTAAACTGGGTTAAAATGTTTATGATCGTGTCGAGTTGGTTTATTTCCCCCTTTGTCGGAGGATTTCTCGCTTTTGTCGTTTTCAAACTAATAGCTCTTTCCATACTTAGGAGAGAGAATCCTGTGACTGCAACAAAACGCTACGCACCCCTGTACATAGCTGCTACGCTATTCATCATCTCGTTCCTTTTTGGCGTGAAGACGATGAAGATGGGGATATATAGGTCTTTACTCGCTGGCGGTGTGTTTTTTGTCCTTGGTTTTCTTTTGAGCTTCTTCCTCGTTCGCCGTTATGCGAGCAAGAATGAACACAAACCTTATGAAATAGTTGAAGGGACTTTCAAGAAGATGCAGATACTAACTTCGTGCTATGTGTCTTTCGCTCACGGTGCGAATGATGTGGCAAATGCTGTTGGCCCACTCGCGGTCGTGTACCTCGCACTAACCACTGGAGGTATCGGAACGCATGTGGAGGTTCCATCCTGGATGCTTGCCATCGGTGGATTCGGGATCGCCCTCGGAGTAGGCATATGGGGAAAGAAAGTTATGAGAACGGTAGGAACACAGATTACCACTTTGAATAACACGAGAGGGTTCAGTATCGATTTTGCAGCCGCTACGACCGTACTACTTTCATCTTTCTTCGGCATGCCGGTTTCTACGACCCATACAGTTGTAGGGGCTGTTACAGGTGTTGGCTTGGCTCATGGTCTTGAAGCAGTAAACAGAGGGGTTTTGAAGAACATTCTCTGGGCATGGTTTGTCACTGTACCCGTGTCAGGAGTGATTTCGGCGCTGTTGTTCAAGCTCTTCATATAA
- a CDS encoding PolC-type DNA polymerase III: MKFRIKNVDLSASKLIERIMGFYPDEAFSNLILSSVVVNPTNKELTMIFDSEVSQEMKRFLLEHFALIASSQLKSRIKFIFSETKGHSKEKSDTERKEKTVNCLDKKELFKYVNGLSSYLEKASIEYDGTKVLITVSNAFARQRIVSKKRELSEALWKVIGKPVPHEVILKSEETKEAKHEETSNVSPSKKSLKIEQVNSNIAREKRPTVLMGRRIKVAPQRISDIVGNENSVVVAGEVFGLELWKGKVAVLTFNVTDFTDSISCKIIGRKAEEVVENISNGDGVIVRGKIEYDTRKREEVLIVNDLNPFELPKRLDTNKEKRVELHLHTKMSALDSVVEVSELFKTLKEWGHTAVALTDHGVVQSIPEFYFAAKKAGIKPIFGMEGYMINDLEAIVSNLGEYDGELLDKTYVVFDLETTGLNPSADEIIEFGAIKLKGTEIVDSFTTLVKPKREISAETFEITGISNEMLKDAPSLEEALSSFLEFIEGCILVAHNATFDYRFVRSAVKELFGKDWNAPYIDTLALSKSLLKSRSYSLDNVVKHLKLGNFNHHRALEDARVTTEVFKKFLNMVTKRGIKKVSELEKLRKNINISSLKPQHVSILAKNKAGLRNLYILVTESHTRYFHGKPRIPKSVLNQHREGLLIGSACVSGELSRAYLNGANAQELEEIAKFFDYIEIMPLDVIEESDMKLSRETLREMYREFYRIGRKLNIPVVMTGDVHFLEPHHNIFRAAIQAAQDQENFAKQPALYLRTTEEMLQAAMEIFKDEEIAREVVITNTNRIAEQVEEIVPVEGKLHPPIIEGADEQVRELTMKRAKEVYGEPLPEIVKLRLEKELHAIIDHGYAVLYIIAQKMVKKSNEDGYVVGSRGSVGSSLVATMMGITEVNPLPPHYVCPSCKRSEFILDGSVESGYDLKDKECPKCGTKMAKNGQNIPFETFLGFKGDKVPDIDLNFSGEYQEHAHAYLEKLFGRDHVYRAGTISTIAERTAYGFVRAYIEKSGKRLRGAEMERLAIGITGVKRTTGQHPGGLMIVPKDRDVHEFTPVQFPANDTKSSTRTTHFAYEVIHDDLVKIDALGHDDPTFIKLLKDITGIDPTAIPMDDRDTISIFSSTKALGIKPEDLGTDVGTLGIPEFGTQFVRGMLQETRPKSFGELVRISGLSHGTDVWLNNARDWIASRKATLGEVIACRDDIMNYLIMKGIEPLKAFKIMENVRKGKGIKPEEEQLMHEHAVPEWFIESCKRIKYLFPKAHAVAYVSMAFRVAYFKVHHPLAFYATYFTVKGDEFDVELALSDIHSIKKEIASLKGNPDKNVKEKAKETLLEVVLEMRLRGYKFLAVDLEKSDATKFIIEENALRIPFNRIKNLGTKAAISIIKERKKKPFSSIEDLIRRTALNKTIVEILRKYGALKGLPEKEQITLF, encoded by the coding sequence ATGAAGTTCAGGATCAAAAATGTAGATCTCAGTGCTTCAAAGTTAATAGAAAGGATCATGGGTTTTTATCCTGATGAGGCTTTTTCTAATCTGATATTGTCAAGTGTCGTTGTCAATCCAACTAATAAAGAATTGACCATGATATTCGATTCCGAAGTTTCTCAAGAAATGAAGAGATTCCTGCTGGAACATTTCGCTCTTATCGCTTCAAGTCAGCTTAAGTCAAGAATAAAGTTTATCTTCTCCGAAACCAAAGGACATTCCAAAGAAAAAAGTGATACAGAACGAAAGGAAAAAACTGTAAATTGCCTTGACAAGAAAGAACTTTTCAAATACGTGAATGGTCTCTCTTCATATCTCGAGAAAGCTTCTATTGAGTACGACGGAACAAAAGTGCTTATAACGGTTAGCAACGCTTTTGCCAGGCAGAGAATCGTTTCGAAGAAACGCGAACTTTCAGAAGCCCTGTGGAAAGTCATCGGAAAACCAGTTCCTCATGAGGTCATCTTAAAAAGCGAAGAAACAAAAGAGGCGAAGCACGAAGAAACTTCCAATGTCTCTCCCTCGAAAAAAAGTCTGAAAATCGAACAAGTCAATTCCAACATAGCGAGAGAAAAGCGCCCCACTGTGTTGATGGGTAGAAGAATAAAAGTCGCTCCACAGAGAATAAGCGATATCGTCGGGAACGAGAACTCCGTGGTCGTAGCCGGAGAGGTCTTTGGATTGGAACTCTGGAAAGGAAAAGTAGCGGTTCTGACTTTTAACGTAACCGATTTCACCGATTCAATTTCCTGTAAGATCATCGGGAGAAAGGCAGAGGAAGTGGTTGAAAATATATCGAATGGAGACGGAGTAATTGTTAGAGGAAAGATAGAATACGACACGAGAAAACGAGAAGAAGTGTTGATCGTAAACGATCTGAATCCCTTTGAACTCCCAAAACGACTCGATACGAATAAGGAAAAGCGTGTAGAACTTCACTTACACACAAAGATGAGCGCCCTTGATTCGGTGGTAGAGGTCAGTGAACTCTTCAAAACACTGAAAGAATGGGGACATACCGCCGTTGCTCTCACCGACCACGGAGTTGTCCAGAGTATACCCGAATTTTACTTTGCCGCAAAAAAAGCAGGAATCAAACCAATCTTCGGTATGGAAGGCTACATGATCAATGATCTGGAAGCTATTGTCAGCAACCTTGGAGAATACGATGGTGAATTGCTCGATAAAACGTACGTAGTCTTCGATCTGGAGACCACAGGATTGAATCCTTCTGCCGATGAGATCATTGAATTTGGCGCAATAAAACTCAAAGGAACTGAGATAGTCGACAGTTTTACCACTCTTGTAAAGCCAAAAAGGGAAATCTCCGCTGAAACCTTTGAAATAACAGGAATAAGTAACGAAATGCTTAAAGATGCCCCGTCACTGGAAGAGGCGCTTTCCAGTTTTCTTGAGTTCATCGAAGGTTGCATACTTGTTGCACACAATGCTACTTTTGATTACAGATTCGTAAGAAGCGCTGTTAAAGAGCTTTTCGGGAAAGATTGGAATGCTCCCTATATCGATACCCTCGCCCTCTCGAAAAGCTTGCTGAAATCTAGAAGTTATTCGTTGGATAATGTTGTTAAACACCTAAAATTGGGAAATTTCAACCACCATAGAGCCTTAGAGGACGCAAGGGTTACAACAGAGGTCTTCAAGAAGTTCCTGAATATGGTAACGAAAAGGGGAATAAAAAAGGTATCAGAACTAGAGAAGCTCAGGAAAAACATAAACATCTCGAGTCTAAAACCCCAGCATGTTTCTATACTCGCTAAAAACAAAGCGGGCCTCAGAAATCTATATATCCTCGTCACAGAATCGCATACACGTTATTTCCACGGGAAACCCCGAATTCCAAAGAGTGTCTTGAATCAGCATAGAGAAGGACTTTTGATAGGTTCTGCCTGTGTCTCAGGTGAACTCTCCAGAGCCTATCTCAATGGGGCCAACGCTCAGGAGCTGGAAGAGATAGCGAAGTTCTTCGACTACATAGAGATCATGCCCCTCGATGTCATCGAGGAAAGTGATATGAAGCTCTCACGTGAAACCCTCAGAGAGATGTACAGAGAATTTTACCGGATTGGCCGAAAATTGAACATTCCCGTGGTAATGACCGGAGATGTTCACTTCCTTGAACCACATCACAACATATTCAGAGCCGCAATACAGGCAGCTCAGGATCAAGAAAACTTTGCCAAACAACCCGCATTATACTTGAGAACCACTGAAGAAATGCTACAGGCAGCCATGGAAATTTTCAAGGACGAAGAAATCGCCAGAGAAGTTGTCATAACGAATACAAACAGGATTGCAGAGCAGGTAGAAGAGATAGTCCCCGTCGAAGGAAAGCTCCATCCACCTATCATCGAAGGCGCTGATGAACAGGTACGTGAGCTCACTATGAAAAGGGCAAAGGAAGTTTATGGAGAACCTTTACCCGAGATTGTTAAACTCAGACTCGAAAAAGAACTCCACGCGATAATAGATCATGGTTACGCTGTGTTGTACATTATAGCCCAGAAAATGGTCAAAAAATCAAACGAAGATGGCTATGTCGTTGGCTCCAGAGGTTCAGTTGGGAGTTCGTTGGTGGCAACGATGATGGGAATAACTGAGGTCAACCCTCTTCCACCACATTATGTATGTCCATCTTGCAAACGCTCCGAATTCATCCTTGATGGGAGTGTAGAGTCGGGCTACGATCTCAAAGACAAAGAATGCCCCAAATGCGGTACAAAGATGGCGAAGAATGGCCAGAACATTCCGTTTGAAACTTTCCTCGGGTTCAAAGGCGACAAGGTTCCAGATATCGATTTGAATTTCTCGGGCGAATACCAGGAACATGCCCACGCATACCTTGAAAAACTTTTCGGAAGGGATCATGTTTACCGCGCCGGAACTATAAGTACCATTGCGGAGCGCACCGCATATGGTTTCGTCAGGGCATATATCGAAAAATCGGGAAAGCGTTTGCGGGGAGCAGAAATGGAACGGTTGGCAATTGGAATAACCGGCGTTAAAAGAACCACAGGACAACATCCTGGTGGTCTTATGATCGTTCCAAAGGACAGGGATGTTCACGAGTTCACACCCGTACAGTTCCCGGCGAACGACACAAAATCTTCAACGAGAACAACCCACTTCGCCTACGAAGTCATTCATGATGATCTCGTCAAAATTGACGCCCTCGGCCATGACGATCCCACGTTCATAAAGCTTCTGAAAGATATAACCGGAATAGACCCAACAGCGATCCCAATGGATGATAGGGATACTATTTCCATCTTCTCATCCACAAAAGCCCTTGGGATAAAGCCAGAAGACCTCGGAACAGATGTAGGTACACTGGGCATTCCGGAATTTGGGACACAGTTCGTCAGGGGGATGCTTCAGGAAACCCGTCCGAAGAGTTTCGGCGAACTGGTAAGAATTTCCGGGCTCTCGCACGGGACAGACGTCTGGCTGAATAACGCAAGGGACTGGATAGCTTCGAGGAAAGCTACCCTGGGCGAAGTCATTGCCTGTCGTGATGACATTATGAACTACTTGATTATGAAGGGTATCGAACCACTGAAAGCTTTCAAGATAATGGAAAACGTCAGGAAAGGAAAAGGAATAAAACCAGAAGAAGAACAACTAATGCACGAGCATGCTGTACCGGAGTGGTTTATAGAGTCTTGTAAGAGAATAAAGTACCTATTCCCCAAAGCCCATGCTGTAGCTTATGTGAGCATGGCTTTCAGGGTCGCATATTTCAAGGTACATCACCCGTTGGCCTTTTACGCTACGTATTTTACTGTTAAAGGTGATGAATTCGATGTTGAGCTAGCCCTGAGCGACATCCACAGCATCAAAAAGGAAATAGCGAGCCTGAAAGGAAACCCAGATAAGAACGTCAAAGAGAAGGCAAAGGAAACGCTGCTTGAAGTTGTTCTGGAAATGCGGTTGAGAGGATACAAATTTTTGGCTGTTGATCTTGAAAAATCCGATGCTACAAAGTTTATTATTGAAGAAAACGCTCTCAGGATACCCTTTAACAGGATCAAAAATCTAGGCACAAAGGCTGCGATCTCCATTATCAAAGAAAGAAAAAAGAAGCCTTTCTCTTCTATTGAAGACCTTATCAGAAGGACGGCATTGAACAAGACCATCGTAGAAATTCTCCGAAAATATGGAGCATTAAAAGGTCTTCCGGAGAAAGAGCAGATTACCCTGTTCTGA
- a CDS encoding radical SAM protein, with product MNCKHCGAHYLRGMDMVERIPELIKNGRRSFLISGGLNKEYTIPWKEYVGQLSKMKKEHPIRYNFHVGPVVKEEDINTLKELADIVSFDVVGNEETMIEVYGEDLHRSSIKSLELLTKNGIKVVPHVTIGLKAGKLSHEFEALELLESHGLKTVVFLIFIPTAGTAYEKTTPPAITDVRKVFDRATNFRKILGCMHPGGAYRRNIQGMALSLGFEAIVQPIVPTIKKAEELNLKTAYFYECCGFLL from the coding sequence CGGTGCACACTATCTTCGCGGAATGGATATGGTGGAAAGAATCCCGGAACTCATAAAAAATGGTCGGAGGAGCTTTTTGATCAGCGGGGGATTGAATAAAGAATACACCATTCCATGGAAAGAGTACGTTGGTCAACTTTCAAAAATGAAAAAGGAGCATCCCATAAGGTACAACTTCCATGTCGGACCCGTGGTAAAAGAAGAGGACATCAATACTTTGAAGGAATTGGCCGACATAGTTTCTTTTGATGTGGTCGGAAACGAGGAAACAATGATAGAAGTCTACGGCGAAGACCTCCATCGATCCTCTATAAAAAGCCTGGAACTCCTTACAAAAAATGGAATAAAAGTGGTGCCACATGTGACAATAGGTCTCAAAGCCGGGAAGCTTTCTCATGAATTCGAAGCCCTGGAACTCCTCGAAAGCCATGGGCTGAAGACAGTTGTCTTTCTCATCTTCATCCCAACAGCAGGAACAGCATATGAGAAGACAACCCCACCAGCGATAACGGATGTCAGGAAGGTTTTCGACAGAGCAACTAACTTCAGAAAAATTCTTGGATGCATGCACCCTGGAGGCGCCTACAGAAGGAATATTCAAGGCATGGCCCTTTCCTTGGGCTTTGAAGCGATTGTACAGCCAATTGTTCCCACTATAAAGAAAGCTGAAGAACTAAATCTGAAGACAGCTTACTTTTATGAATGCTGCGGTTTCTTGTTATAA